TCGCGGTGGGGACGTTTGTGGAGGTGAAGGGGGTCCTCCAGGCGGATGGTTCGATCCTGGCCGTCCACATCCACCTGGAGGAGCCGGAGCAGAAGGACGCCAAGGTGGAGTTCAAGGGGGTGGTGGAGGAGGTTCTCTCGAACGGTTATCGGGTGAGTGGGCGCATTGTGGTGGTAATGGGCTCCACCAAGGTGAAGGGTCCTATCGCTGTTGGGAACTGGGTGGAGGTGAAGGGGGTCCTTCAGGCGGACGGCAGCGTCCTGGCTTATGAGATCGAGGTGAAGGGGGCTCCCGAGTCGGGCAAGGATGACTCGCGTCATGACGACAGTCGCAGCAGTGATGACTCGCACCACAGCGATAGTTACAGCGGCGATGATTCGCACCATGGCGACAGCCATGGTAGTGGTGATTCGCATCATGACGATGATCACGATGATGACGATGATTGAATGGCGCGATCGAGGGGATGCGCGGCCCTCCTGAATCGCGAGACCGGGAAGGGGCGGGGCGGGGGACCGGCCGCGCGCGATGGTCCTCCGCCCGTTCTGCTTTGCTCAGGAAGGCTGGGGATCCGATGACATCTTCCTCCCAGCGCGGATACGATAGGGTTAATTACAGTGGAAACTTTCCTTGAGCGATCCGGAACAGTGACGGACGAACAGGTTCTGCTGGCCCGTGCACGGTCCCTGGATCCGGAGGCCATGGCCGAGCTGCACGAGCGGTATTACCGGATGCTGTATTTCTACGTGCTCGGCCGGGTTGGGGAACGGATGGCGGCGGAGGATCTGACCGCCGAGGTCTTCACACGTCTCCTGGAAGCCTTCCATCGGGGCCGGGGGCCGGAGCGCCATCTGGCGGCCTGGCTGTTCCGGACCGCCGATCATCTGGTGGCCGATCACCACCGCGCCCGCTACCGGCGCCCGGAGGTCGCGCTAGAGGAGGCGTGGGCCGCCGCGAGAGAGGAGGAGCGGAGCGATGTGGTGGTCCAGGAGCGGGTGCGAGAGGCTCTGGAGCACCTCACGCCCGATCAGCGGGCGGTGATCCTGATGCGGTTCTGGATGGATCTCCCCCTGGCGCAGATCGCCCGGGAGCTGGGGAAAAGCGTGGGGGCGGTGAAATTGCTCCAGCATCGGGCCCTGGCCGCCCTCGCTAAACAGTTACAGGATCTCAGGAGCGATCATGGCGCGACGTGAGGAGGAGCTGGAACAAGCCCTGCGGTTGCTCCGGGAAGGAGCTCCACTTGAAGCGGTGGTGGCCCGCTATCCGGAGCTGGCTCCGGCCCTGCGCGCCGCCCGTCTCCTGGAGAGGGCGCGCCCCCCCGGGCCGTCCCTACGCGCGGAACTGGCCTCCCGGGCCGCCTTCCTCCGGCGCGCGGAGGAGCTTCGGGCCGCTCGCCGTCCCTGGGCCGGGATCCTGTTCGGATGGCTCCGATATGCTCGGGCCGGTGCTGTCCTCGCAGGCATCCTGCTGATCGCCGGGGTGCTGCACCTCCTGGCCCAGCAAAGCCTTCCGGGGGATCCCCTCTACGGGTTGAAGCGGGCGGAGGAGCGGGTCTGGCTGGCGCTGACGCTAGACCCGGTGGAGCGGCGTCTGGTGGAGGAGACCCTGGCCGCCCGCCGCTGGGAGGAATACCGAGCCCTCGCGCAGCGCCGGGGCTCGGGGACGGTGACCTGGGAGGGCCAGATCGAGGGGAGCGAGGGGATCACCTGGCGCATCGGGGGGATCCCAGTGGAGGTCTTCCCCGAGACGGAGATCGTGGGACCGGTGGCCCTGGGCCAGCGGGCCGTGGTGACCGCCTTCCTGGGGCCGGAGGGGGGGCTGATTGCCCTGCAGATCCGGGCGATCTCGGAGACCCCGACTCCGATCCCGGAGCCAGAGGCCACCAGGATGCCTGCGGAGACGCCGGAGACACCCACCCCGGCCCCGGTTCAGACCCGCCTGTCCATGCGGACGCCTCAGCCGACGTCGACATTGATCCCTGGCCCGGCTCCTACGGCCACCCCGTCGCCGCCCGCGCCGGCGACGCCCACGCTCACGCCAACGCCTACCCCGATGCGGGGATCCACGCCCACGCCAACGCCTACCCCAGAGGATCACGACGAGGGAGAGACCGTGGAGTGGAAGGGGGTCCTCCAGGCGATCGCTGGATCCACATGGATCATCGACGGCCGCGCGGTGCAGGTCACCGGCAATACGAAGATCCACGGCGATCCCCGGATCGGCGATCGTGTGGAGGTTAAGGCGCGGCGTCAACCCGATGGAACGCTCGTCGCGCTGGAGATCGAGCGGGAGGATTAGCCCGATAGGAGCCGGAAGCCCAAAGGGAGCTTTTCACCTTAGCGTGGACTACCGGCCGTTCTGGGTGGGGTGGGGGCAGCCGGGCCTGTATTTGCTCACGCTGGTGACGCTCTCTTTCTATGTCCGGCGGCGCATCGGTCATGCGACGTGGCGGCGGATCCATTACTTGAGCTTTGTGGTCTTCCTGATGGTCACGGTCCACGGGCTGATGAGCGGCACGGATGCGGCCAGGGCCGGCGTTCGGGTCATGCATCAAACGGCGGGGTGGAGCGTGCTGGGGCTTGGGATTTATCGAGCCCTCGCGGTTTGGGTATTCCCAGCCTTCCGGAAATGGACTTCCGCGCTCTTCAGGAAGGGTTCAGCGCTTTCGAATGAATGCCCCCACCCGCTGCAAGGGCGATCACTCTGAAGTGGCTCTCGCCGACGCGTGGATGTCCGGGAGCCATGAAGCTCCCCCTATCCGGGCTCGCGTTCGCCCCGAGGAAGGGCGACTCGCACCTCCCAGAACAGGATAGCCCCTTCCTCGATGCGATCCCAAAGGGAGCGGATCCAGCGCAGCAACCGGCGATCCATCCGGGACGCGGCGCTCATCTTCTCCTCCTGTATCTCTTCTTCCAGCTCGCGCTCCGCCTCCTGGAGGCGCCTTCGGAGCTTCTCCCGACGATCCGTCCATTCCTGCTGCAATCGCTCCCGCGCTTCCGGCCGCAAAAACCGGACCCGCACGGGCTCCGGGAAGCCTTGGCCCCGCTCCAGGACATCGAAGTCTTCCCAGTGGATCAAAACCGGGGGCTTTCGTTGGCCAGCAGCGCTTCCGGCTCCCAAGCCATCCGCCACGAGATCCCATAGCACCACCCGCTCCATTCGTCCCCTTCTTCCGGATGAAGGGCGAAGAGGTTGGTTCCCATAGGCTTCTCCTCCAGCGAGCGTGGTGAGATCGGCAAGGGCGCTCACGGGCGCCAGTCGACCGGTCGGGCTCCGGGGGGCCAAGGCGCCTCCCAGAGCCGCCACGTCCCGGGCTCCACCAGGCGGACGCTCCACAAGCCATCCCAGCGCGGACGGAGAGCGAGCAGAAGAGGCTCTCGGGGGCTCCAGGCGATCTCCTTCACGTCCGCAAAAAGATGCCGCCCTTCCTTCCCGTCCGCTCGGAGCACCCAAACATCCCCATACCTTGGATCCGAAGAGGGAGCTAAGAAGGCGAGCCATTGTCCATCCGCGCTCCACGTGATCCCGGAGGGGATCGGAGGATAAGGCTCCGGCCGCGTCCAGAGCGGCAGCACCTGGGCCCAGCGTGTCCTCAGGTCCGTGATCACGATGGCGGATTGACTCTCGCGCTCTCGCCGCGCATACACCGACCATGCCAGGCGGCGGCCATCCGGCGCCCAGGCCGGATGGGA
Above is a genomic segment from Thermoflexus hugenholtzii JAD2 containing:
- a CDS encoding RNA polymerase sigma factor, producing the protein MAELHERYYRMLYFYVLGRVGERMAAEDLTAEVFTRLLEAFHRGRGPERHLAAWLFRTADHLVADHHRARYRRPEVALEEAWAAAREEERSDVVVQERVREALEHLTPDQRAVILMRFWMDLPLAQIARELGKSVGAVKLLQHRALAALAKQLQDLRSDHGAT
- a CDS encoding DUF5666 domain-containing protein yields the protein MARREEELEQALRLLREGAPLEAVVARYPELAPALRAARLLERARPPGPSLRAELASRAAFLRRAEELRAARRPWAGILFGWLRYARAGAVLAGILLIAGVLHLLAQQSLPGDPLYGLKRAEERVWLALTLDPVERRLVEETLAARRWEEYRALAQRRGSGTVTWEGQIEGSEGITWRIGGIPVEVFPETEIVGPVALGQRAVVTAFLGPEGGLIALQIRAISETPTPIPEPEATRMPAETPETPTPAPVQTRLSMRTPQPTSTLIPGPAPTATPSPPAPATPTLTPTPTPMRGSTPTPTPTPEDHDEGETVEWKGVLQAIAGSTWIIDGRAVQVTGNTKIHGDPRIGDRVEVKARRQPDGTLVALEIERED